One genomic segment of Chloroflexota bacterium includes these proteins:
- the infB gene encoding translation initiation factor IF-2 produces the protein MAQNRPRRRGGASRRPRRRTNHRARQDRRDAKAQESAVAVANAEKQQSKTPTEIEIPETITVRDLADMMGRSPIDVIKVLMNFGVMAAINQTIDFDTAVIVGEEMGVEVKPIQPEEPEAAEEEAELAGPKTLWQKVLESERPEDLEPRPPVVTVLGHVDHGKTTLLDAIRHTHVVEGEAGGITQHIGAYQVELDGRKITFLDTPGHEAFTAMRARGAQVTDLVVLVVAADDGVMPQTREALDHARAAGVPIIVALTKIDKPNANIERVKQQLADLGLVPEDWGGDTIMVPVCATMGEGVQELLENILLVTELEGLKANPNRPAMGTVIESGLDRTRGPMATLLVQNGTLHVGDNLVVGEVWGRVRAMFDEHGKNVKEATPATPVQVTGLSGVPPAGAIFEVVSDERTARSIAAQRAEERQQRERQPTTKAVSLEDIFSQVQAGEVKDLNLILKADVQGSLEPIVNSLQRLNEDREEVQLRILHQGLGNISESDVMLAVASKAIVIGFNVNVDAAAHRMAEAEGVEIRLYNVIYHLIEDIERALKGMMEPEFEEIVIGHAEVRQVFRIPRRGKVAGCYVTDGVVTRNALVRVKRQGTVIHEGRVASLKRFQEDVTEVRQDFECGIALEGFDDFEEGDILEFCRVEQLVEA, from the coding sequence ATGGCTCAAAACAGACCGCGCAGACGAGGAGGTGCCTCACGAAGGCCTCGCAGGCGCACGAACCATCGCGCCCGGCAGGATCGCCGAGACGCCAAGGCCCAGGAATCGGCTGTAGCGGTGGCCAACGCTGAGAAGCAACAATCCAAGACGCCGACGGAGATCGAGATACCGGAGACCATCACCGTTCGTGATCTGGCCGATATGATGGGCCGCAGCCCTATCGATGTGATCAAAGTGCTCATGAACTTTGGCGTGATGGCGGCCATCAACCAGACCATCGATTTCGACACCGCCGTCATCGTCGGAGAGGAGATGGGCGTCGAGGTCAAGCCGATCCAGCCCGAGGAGCCGGAGGCCGCCGAGGAGGAGGCGGAGCTGGCCGGCCCGAAGACCCTCTGGCAGAAGGTGCTCGAATCGGAAAGGCCCGAGGATCTGGAGCCGCGCCCGCCCGTGGTCACGGTGCTCGGCCACGTGGACCACGGCAAGACCACGCTGCTGGACGCGATCCGGCACACACATGTGGTGGAGGGCGAGGCCGGCGGCATCACGCAGCATATCGGCGCCTATCAGGTGGAGCTGGACGGTCGCAAGATCACGTTCCTGGACACGCCGGGCCATGAGGCCTTCACCGCCATGCGCGCCCGCGGCGCCCAGGTCACCGACCTGGTCGTCCTGGTGGTCGCCGCCGACGATGGCGTCATGCCGCAGACTCGAGAGGCGCTCGATCACGCCCGTGCCGCCGGCGTGCCGATCATCGTGGCCCTGACCAAGATCGACAAGCCCAACGCCAACATCGAGCGCGTCAAGCAGCAGCTCGCGGATCTGGGACTGGTGCCGGAGGACTGGGGCGGCGACACCATCATGGTGCCCGTGTGCGCCACCATGGGAGAGGGCGTGCAGGAGCTGCTGGAGAACATCCTGCTGGTCACCGAGCTGGAAGGGTTGAAGGCCAACCCGAACCGGCCGGCCATGGGCACCGTGATCGAGAGCGGGCTGGACCGCACACGCGGCCCCATGGCCACGTTGTTGGTGCAGAATGGAACCCTGCACGTCGGGGACAATCTCGTCGTCGGCGAGGTGTGGGGACGGGTGCGCGCCATGTTCGATGAGCACGGCAAGAACGTCAAGGAGGCAACACCCGCCACCCCCGTGCAGGTCACCGGGCTCTCCGGCGTCCCACCGGCGGGGGCGATCTTCGAGGTGGTCAGCGACGAGCGAACCGCCCGATCCATCGCCGCCCAGCGCGCGGAGGAGCGACAACAGCGGGAGCGCCAGCCCACCACCAAAGCCGTCAGCCTGGAGGACATCTTCAGCCAGGTCCAGGCGGGCGAGGTCAAGGATCTGAACCTGATCCTGAAGGCCGACGTCCAGGGCTCCCTGGAGCCCATCGTCAACTCGCTGCAACGGCTGAACGAGGATCGCGAGGAAGTGCAGCTGCGGATCCTGCATCAAGGTCTGGGCAACATCAGCGAGTCAGATGTCATGCTGGCCGTCGCCTCCAAGGCCATCGTCATCGGCTTCAACGTCAACGTGGACGCAGCCGCCCACCGGATGGCCGAGGCCGAGGGCGTGGAGATCCGTCTTTATAACGTCATCTATCATCTCATCGAGGATATCGAACGGGCTCTGAAGGGCATGATGGAGCCCGAGTTCGAGGAGATCGTCATCGGACATGCAGAGGTGCGCCAGGTCTTCCGCATTCCGAGGCGCGGCAAAGTCGCCGGCTGCTACGTCACGGATGGGGTGGTCACCCGGAACGCATTGGTGCGCGTCAAGCGCCAGGGCACGGTGATCCACGAGGGACGTGTCGCCTCCCTCAAGCGGTTCCAGGAGGATGTGACCGAGGTCCGACAGGACTTCGAGTGCGGCATCGCCCTGGAGGGCTTCGACGACTTTGAGGAAGGGGACATCCTGGAATTCTGCCGGGTGGAACAGCTGGTGGAGGCATGA
- a CDS encoding YlxR family protein, with the protein MRRRHVPQRTCIACRKVQSKRELVRIVRTPEGEVVIDPTGKRSGRGAYLCRSQECWQKILASGGRRLEHALKTHIDAEALAMLEAYARELAPAETQEGQGAGADAPA; encoded by the coding sequence ATGCGCCGCCGACACGTACCGCAACGGACATGCATCGCCTGTCGCAAGGTGCAAAGCAAGCGGGAGCTCGTCCGGATCGTGCGCACCCCGGAGGGAGAGGTAGTCATCGATCCCACGGGGAAACGATCCGGACGCGGCGCTTACCTGTGTCGATCACAGGAGTGTTGGCAAAAGATCCTGGCCTCCGGAGGGCGACGGTTGGAACATGCGCTGAAGACGCACATTGATGCCGAAGCACTGGCTATGTTGGAGGCATACGCCAGGGAGCTGGCGCCCGCGGAGACCCAGGAAGGACAAGGAGCTGGAGCAGATGCTCCAGCCTGA